The following are encoded in a window of Solidesulfovibrio magneticus RS-1 genomic DNA:
- a CDS encoding cation:proton antiporter yields MEIPVLPDVTVVFGLAVVVILVCHRMKVPAIVGMLLTGMLCGPHGLGLVRSAHDVEILSEIGVIMLLFTIGLELSLADLSRLKRPVFIGGSAQMALTWAVFFAVPYYLLDFSGGSSVLIGMLAALSSTAIVLKTLQECSQMEAPHGRVSLGILIFQDLLAVPMMLAVPLLAGSTFGFTSSIIYTVGKGALILVLLVFFAKKIMPGLLLSIVRTRSRELFLMTALAICMAVSLLTASIGLSLSLGAFLAGLLLSGSDYRENLHEAVLPFKDVFTSLFFISIGMLLNVGSASAHLGEVILAALLLLVTKAALAGTAARILGYPTRTAVLVGMALCQVGEFSFILAKTGFDKDVISEHFYQKFLAASILTMVLAPFCITLAPRIAALVCRWLRVCDAPDELPAAHYSNHLIILGFGAGGRQLARAAKNAEIPYVILEMNPDTVRNEAKKGEPILFGDASKPGVLSHICVQEAKALAVVISDAAASRRAVEIARQENPALYIVARTRFNTEITALLDLGANDVIAEEFEASLGVFTRVMDKFMIPHDDIERMVADIRREGYKSMLPGSFNELAVHVPDKSLAGLHVAVFTVDTASPLAGRSLMDVHLRREHDLTVAAARRGEEFVPNPDGPFVLSAGDRLYVMGTAEALKKGAGLFRGA; encoded by the coding sequence ATGGAAATCCCCGTTCTGCCCGACGTCACCGTTGTTTTCGGCCTGGCCGTAGTGGTCATCCTGGTCTGCCACCGCATGAAGGTGCCGGCCATCGTCGGCATGTTGCTGACCGGAATGCTCTGCGGCCCTCACGGACTGGGACTGGTCCGCTCGGCCCACGATGTCGAAATCCTCTCGGAAATCGGCGTCATCATGCTGCTTTTCACCATCGGTCTGGAACTTTCCCTGGCCGACCTGTCGCGCCTCAAACGCCCGGTCTTCATCGGCGGTTCGGCCCAGATGGCGCTCACCTGGGCCGTTTTTTTCGCCGTGCCCTACTATCTGCTGGATTTCTCCGGCGGCTCCTCGGTGCTCATCGGCATGTTGGCCGCCCTGTCCAGCACGGCCATCGTGCTCAAAACTCTGCAAGAGTGCTCCCAGATGGAGGCTCCCCACGGCCGGGTCAGCCTGGGCATCCTCATCTTCCAGGATTTGCTGGCCGTGCCCATGATGCTTGCCGTGCCGCTGCTGGCCGGGAGCACCTTCGGCTTCACCAGTTCCATCATCTACACCGTGGGCAAGGGCGCGCTCATCTTGGTTCTGCTGGTCTTTTTCGCCAAAAAGATCATGCCCGGGCTGCTCCTTTCCATTGTCCGCACCCGCAGCCGCGAACTGTTCCTCATGACCGCCCTGGCCATCTGCATGGCCGTCAGCCTGCTCACCGCCTCCATCGGCCTGTCCCTGTCCCTGGGGGCCTTCCTGGCCGGGTTGCTCCTGTCCGGCTCGGACTACCGCGAAAATCTCCACGAAGCCGTGCTACCCTTCAAGGACGTCTTCACGTCGTTGTTTTTCATTTCCATCGGCATGTTGCTCAATGTCGGGTCGGCCTCGGCCCATCTCGGCGAAGTGATCCTGGCGGCTCTCCTGCTGCTTGTCACCAAGGCCGCCCTGGCCGGCACGGCGGCCCGCATCCTGGGCTACCCGACCCGCACCGCCGTGCTGGTCGGCATGGCCCTGTGCCAGGTCGGCGAATTCTCCTTCATCCTGGCCAAGACCGGCTTCGACAAGGACGTCATCTCCGAACATTTCTACCAGAAATTCCTGGCCGCCAGCATCCTGACCATGGTGCTGGCCCCGTTTTGCATTACCCTCGCCCCGCGCATCGCCGCCCTGGTCTGCCGCTGGCTGCGGGTGTGCGACGCGCCAGACGAATTGCCCGCCGCCCACTACAGCAACCACCTCATCATCCTGGGCTTCGGGGCCGGCGGCCGCCAACTGGCCCGGGCGGCCAAAAACGCCGAAATCCCCTACGTCATTCTGGAAATGAACCCGGACACGGTGCGAAACGAAGCGAAAAAAGGCGAACCCATCCTGTTTGGCGACGCCTCCAAGCCCGGGGTGCTGTCCCACATCTGCGTCCAGGAGGCCAAGGCCCTGGCCGTGGTCATCTCCGACGCGGCCGCCTCGCGCCGGGCCGTGGAGATCGCCCGCCAGGAAAACCCGGCCCTCTACATCGTGGCCCGCACGCGGTTCAACACCGAAATCACCGCCCTACTCGACCTCGGAGCCAACGACGTCATCGCCGAGGAATTCGAAGCTTCGCTTGGCGTCTTCACCCGGGTCATGGACAAGTTCATGATCCCCCACGACGACATAGAGCGCATGGTGGCCGACATCCGGCGCGAGGGCTACAAATCCATGCTGCCGGGCAGCTTCAACGAGCTAGCCGTCCATGTGCCGGACAAGTCCCTGGCCGGGCTGCACGTTGCGGTGTTCACGGTGGATACGGCCTCGCCCCTGGCCGGCCGGTCGCTCATGGACGTGCATCTGCGGCGCGAACACGACCTGACCGTGGCCGCCGCCCGGCGCGGCGAAGAGTTCGTGCCCAACCCCGATGGACCCTTCGTGCTGTCTGCCGGCGACCGGCTCTACGTCATGGGCACGGCTGAGGCCTTGAAGAAAGGGGCGGGGCTGTTTCGGGGAGCTTGA
- a CDS encoding delta(1)-pyrroline-2-carboxylate reductase family protein: MSTATTTATPPVVGLFDYLALSDAVADVLRARKAGEAFAPERLAVPVPGGVLLCMPAADGAMAVVKTITVHPGNRERPVIQGEVTVLDAATGERLGSLDGPTVTARRTAAVTLLAARRLAREPGGPLVIIGNGVQARGHAAAFWQGLGVQEIVLCGRDPVLLEAAARELAAMGVTVAVTADEAERDRLTARAGLIVTATTSSEPVLVDNVRDGAFVAAVGSFTPQAAELPASLVERASLFVDDLASAKVEAGDYLRAGVDWGRVTPVENVLDDAPPRPAGPIVFKSVGHALFDLAAARQAFKTRR, translated from the coding sequence ATGTCCACAGCCACAACCACCGCCACACCCCCCGTTGTCGGCCTTTTCGACTATCTGGCCCTCTCCGACGCCGTGGCCGACGTGTTGCGGGCCAGGAAGGCCGGCGAGGCTTTCGCGCCCGAGCGTCTGGCCGTGCCTGTGCCTGGCGGGGTGCTTTTGTGCATGCCGGCGGCGGACGGGGCCATGGCCGTGGTCAAGACCATCACCGTGCATCCCGGCAACCGGGAGCGGCCGGTGATCCAGGGCGAGGTGACGGTGCTGGACGCGGCCACGGGCGAGCGGTTGGGAAGCCTGGACGGCCCCACGGTCACGGCCCGGCGTACGGCGGCGGTGACGCTGCTTGCCGCGCGGCGGTTGGCCAGGGAACCGGGCGGGCCGCTGGTCATCATCGGCAACGGGGTGCAGGCGCGGGGGCACGCGGCGGCCTTTTGGCAGGGCCTTGGGGTGCAGGAAATCGTGTTGTGCGGCCGCGACCCGGTGCTGCTTGAGGCAGCGGCCAGGGAACTGGCGGCCATGGGCGTCACGGTGGCCGTCACGGCCGATGAAGCCGAGCGCGACCGGCTGACGGCCCGGGCCGGGCTCATTGTCACGGCGACGACGAGTTCCGAGCCGGTCCTTGTGGACAACGTGCGGGACGGGGCGTTTGTCGCGGCGGTGGGATCGTTTACGCCCCAAGCCGCCGAGCTGCCGGCCTCGCTGGTGGAGCGGGCGTCGCTTTTTGTGGATGATCTTGCTTCGGCCAAGGTCGAGGCCGGGGATTATCTGCGGGCCGGCGTGGATTGGGGGCGGGTGACGCCCGTGGAGAACGTGCTTGACGACGCGCCGCCGCGCCCGGCAGGGCCAATCGTTTTTAAGAGCGTAGGCCACGCGCTGTTTGATCTGGCGGCGGCCCGCCAAGCCTTCAAGACCCGGCGCTGA
- a CDS encoding efflux RND transporter permease subunit, with the protein MTDLFIKRPVATTLLMAALVFFGIVSYFSLPISEMPSIDFPTIQVTASLPGADPETMASAVATPLERQFTSISGLQSMSSANSLGTTTITLQFDLSRNIDGAGTDVLTYINAAQGSLPTNMPSPPTFQKVNPADMPIIYIRVSSDTMPLFRVTNYAKVYIAQRISMINGVAQVAVYGDQTYSPRVQVNPDKLAALSIGIDEVANAFNNETVLQPTGSLYGIDRLFTIKAQGQLTSATAYNRQIIAYRNGNPVRLQDVGQTIDSTINDKNAAFFDQQQGIVIAVKRAAGTNTIQLVDAIRAMIPSIEATLPPSVKLEFLYDRSKSIKEAIDDVQFTLLLSISLVVIVVYLFLNNLPATIIASLALPTALIGTLSLMVFFGFSIDNLSAMAIILAVGFVVDDAIVMIENIVRHTEMGKKIMQASLDGARQIGFTIISMTLSLAVVFIPIMFMAGILGRVLNEMAITITLCILVSGFVTLSLTPMMCSRFLSGKISESGKIFKWIEHGYEKTLHLALRFRFFVMILSMAILGLTFWLFTVVPTGFIPATDSGIFYAFGMAEQSASFETMKDRVLKVGRVFMADPDVFKFIGVVGVGGPNTSMNNAAMFPLLAPMEHRKRSAQQIIDDLRPKMAEVPDLFVFMYNPPSIQIGGKQTKALYQYTLLSPDPGELYPVARKMAMSMRKLKEITDVNTDMQIDGPQVRIDIDRDKAQALGVTASSIETALMTAYAARQLTNLYGSTDTYKVIVEVQPEYQRRPDLLNKLYVRTNQTNSDGTPVLVPLNGLVKMTEDTGPLVVNHTGQLTSVTISFNTAGNYSIGEAVTAIEALSKQELPTNISYIFEGQATAFKESLASVPFLLFLAIMIIYIILGILYESFIHPITILSGLPSAALGGLITLLVFGRQLDLYGFIGIIMLIGIVKKNSIMVIDFAIEAEKEGKSPFDAVFEGCIVRFRPIMMTTVAAIAGIFPIALGMGAGGDARQPLGLVVAGGLVISQMVTLYLTPCFYTYMDELQTWLVGHRAEKDEA; encoded by the coding sequence ATGACCGATCTTTTCATTAAGCGGCCGGTGGCGACAACGCTGCTGATGGCCGCGCTGGTCTTCTTCGGCATTGTCTCCTATTTTTCGCTGCCCATCAGCGAAATGCCGAGCATCGACTTCCCCACCATCCAGGTGACGGCCTCGTTGCCCGGCGCCGACCCCGAAACCATGGCCTCGGCCGTGGCCACGCCGCTGGAGCGCCAGTTCACCTCGATCTCGGGCCTGCAATCCATGAGCTCGGCCAACTCGCTGGGCACCACCACCATCACGCTGCAGTTCGACCTGTCGCGCAACATCGACGGCGCGGGCACCGACGTGCTCACCTACATCAACGCCGCCCAGGGCAGCCTGCCCACCAACATGCCGAGTCCGCCGACCTTCCAGAAGGTCAATCCGGCCGACATGCCCATCATCTACATCCGCGTCTCTAGCGACACCATGCCGCTTTTCCGCGTCACCAACTACGCCAAGGTCTACATCGCCCAGCGCATCTCCATGATCAACGGCGTGGCCCAGGTGGCCGTTTACGGCGACCAGACCTATTCGCCGCGGGTCCAGGTCAACCCGGACAAGCTGGCCGCCCTGTCGATTGGCATCGACGAAGTGGCCAACGCGTTCAACAACGAAACCGTGCTGCAGCCCACCGGCTCCCTCTACGGCATCGATCGCCTGTTCACCATCAAGGCTCAGGGCCAGTTGACCAGCGCCACGGCCTACAACCGCCAGATCATCGCCTACCGCAACGGCAACCCGGTGCGGCTCCAAGACGTGGGTCAGACCATCGACTCCACGATAAACGACAAAAACGCCGCCTTTTTCGACCAGCAGCAAGGCATCGTCATCGCCGTCAAACGCGCCGCCGGCACCAACACCATCCAGCTGGTGGACGCCATCCGGGCCATGATCCCCAGCATTGAGGCCACGCTGCCGCCCTCGGTCAAGCTCGAATTCCTTTACGACCGCTCCAAGTCCATCAAGGAAGCCATCGACGACGTCCAGTTCACCCTGCTTTTGTCCATCTCTCTGGTCGTCATCGTGGTCTACTTGTTCCTCAACAACCTGCCGGCCACCATCATCGCCAGTCTGGCCTTGCCCACGGCCCTTATCGGCACGCTCTCGCTCATGGTCTTTTTCGGGTTTTCCATCGACAACCTCTCGGCCATGGCCATCATCCTGGCCGTCGGGTTCGTCGTGGACGACGCCATCGTCATGATCGAAAACATCGTGCGCCACACCGAGATGGGCAAAAAGATCATGCAGGCCTCCCTGGACGGGGCGCGCCAGATCGGCTTCACCATCATCTCCATGACCCTGTCCCTGGCCGTGGTCTTTATTCCCATCATGTTCATGGCCGGCATCCTCGGGCGCGTGCTCAACGAAATGGCCATCACCATCACGCTGTGCATCCTCGTGTCCGGCTTCGTCACGTTGTCGCTCACACCCATGATGTGCAGCCGGTTTTTGTCGGGCAAAATCTCCGAGTCCGGCAAGATCTTCAAATGGATCGAGCACGGCTACGAGAAGACGCTGCATCTGGCCCTGCGGTTCCGCTTTTTCGTCATGATCCTGTCCATGGCCATCCTGGGGCTGACCTTCTGGCTGTTCACCGTGGTGCCCACGGGCTTTATTCCGGCCACCGACTCCGGCATCTTCTACGCCTTCGGCATGGCCGAGCAGTCGGCCTCGTTCGAGACCATGAAGGACCGGGTACTCAAGGTCGGGCGCGTGTTCATGGCCGATCCGGACGTGTTCAAGTTCATCGGCGTCGTGGGCGTGGGCGGTCCCAACACCTCCATGAACAACGCCGCCATGTTCCCGCTTCTGGCCCCCATGGAGCACCGCAAGCGCAGCGCCCAGCAGATCATCGACGACCTGCGCCCGAAGATGGCCGAGGTGCCCGATCTCTTCGTCTTCATGTACAACCCGCCCTCCATCCAGATCGGCGGCAAGCAGACCAAGGCGCTCTACCAGTACACGCTGCTCTCGCCCGATCCCGGCGAGCTCTATCCCGTGGCCCGCAAGATGGCCATGTCCATGCGCAAGCTCAAGGAAATCACCGACGTCAACACCGACATGCAGATCGACGGTCCCCAGGTGCGCATCGACATCGACCGCGACAAGGCGCAAGCCCTTGGGGTCACGGCCTCGTCCATCGAGACGGCGCTCATGACCGCCTACGCCGCCCGCCAGCTCACCAACCTCTACGGCTCCACCGACACCTACAAGGTCATCGTGGAAGTGCAGCCCGAGTACCAGCGCCGGCCGGATCTTTTGAACAAGCTCTACGTGCGCACCAACCAGACCAATTCCGACGGCACGCCGGTGCTGGTGCCCTTAAACGGCCTGGTGAAGATGACCGAGGACACCGGGCCGCTGGTCGTCAACCACACCGGCCAGCTTACTTCGGTCACCATCTCGTTTAACACCGCCGGCAACTATTCCATCGGCGAGGCCGTCACGGCCATCGAAGCCTTGTCCAAGCAGGAGCTGCCGACCAACATCAGCTACATCTTCGAAGGCCAGGCCACGGCCTTCAAGGAATCCCTGGCCAGCGTGCCGTTCCTGCTGTTCTTGGCCATCATGATCATCTACATCATTCTCGGCATCCTCTACGAGAGCTTCATCCACCCCATCACCATTCTGTCCGGTCTGCCTTCGGCGGCGCTGGGCGGCTTGATCACCTTGCTGGTTTTCGGCCGACAGCTCGACCTCTACGGCTTCATCGGCATCATCATGCTCATCGGCATCGTCAAGAAGAACTCGATCATGGTCATCGACTTCGCCATCGAGGCCGAGAAAGAGGGCAAGTCGCCCTTTGACGCCGTGTTCGAGGGCTGCATCGTGCGTTTCCGCCCCATCATGATGACCACGGTGGCGGCCATCGCCGGCATCTTCCCCATCGCGCTGGGCATGGGGGCCGGCGGCGACGCCCGCCAGCCTTTGGGCCTCGTGGTCGCCGGCGGCTTGGTCATCTCCCAGATGGTGACGCTCTATCTCACGCCATGTTTCTACACCTACATGGACGAGCTGCAGACCTGGCTGGTGGGACACAGGGCCGAGAAGGACGAGGCCTAG
- a CDS encoding efflux RND transporter periplasmic adaptor subunit, producing the protein MPVTISRSAARSSACAAVLLAFVLSALLAGCEKKKPQAEKPTPVEVTVMEAKATTAPLAVDGIGHVYAVRTVSVRSQVTGVLQKTLFAEGDVVKEGQLLLVIDPDSYKAKLDEAKSTLARDRATALQAKRDWLRFRDLVAQAVVSQEDYEQKRTAWQQADEQVKVDEASVVNAKVNLDYCYIYAPCTGVVGLQQYKTGNLIEANKDVIITLNQIEPINVQFAVAEKYLPDIRAYAAKEQLAVDVRYPGRQEVAAKGVLNVINNTVDTSTGTITLQGVFPNTDRALWPGQFVDASVVLAQTADTLLVPSSAVVATQSGASLFIAKPDNTVEIRPVTAGRKIVDQTVIEKGLAVGEKVITSGQIKLFPGVPIKIVDGTTYKEGPVSPQAVADKVKKSDAAAGAE; encoded by the coding sequence ATGCCTGTCACGATTTCCCGCTCGGCCGCCCGGTCCAGCGCCTGTGCCGCCGTTTTGCTGGCGTTTGTCCTCTCGGCGCTGCTGGCCGGATGCGAAAAGAAAAAGCCCCAGGCCGAAAAACCGACCCCGGTCGAGGTCACGGTCATGGAGGCCAAGGCCACCACCGCCCCCCTGGCCGTGGACGGCATCGGCCATGTCTATGCCGTGCGCACGGTGAGCGTGCGCTCCCAAGTCACGGGCGTGCTGCAAAAGACCCTTTTTGCCGAAGGCGACGTGGTCAAGGAAGGCCAGCTGCTCCTCGTCATTGATCCCGATTCCTACAAGGCCAAGCTTGACGAGGCCAAGAGCACCCTGGCCCGGGACCGGGCCACGGCGCTGCAGGCCAAACGCGACTGGCTGCGTTTCCGCGATCTCGTGGCCCAGGCCGTGGTCAGCCAGGAAGACTACGAACAAAAGCGCACCGCCTGGCAACAGGCCGACGAACAGGTGAAGGTGGACGAGGCGTCCGTGGTCAACGCCAAGGTCAATCTCGATTACTGCTACATCTACGCGCCCTGCACCGGCGTGGTCGGCTTGCAGCAGTACAAGACCGGCAACCTCATCGAGGCCAACAAGGACGTCATCATCACCCTCAACCAGATCGAACCCATCAACGTCCAGTTCGCCGTGGCCGAAAAATATCTGCCCGACATCCGCGCCTACGCCGCCAAGGAGCAGCTCGCCGTGGACGTCCGCTATCCCGGCCGCCAGGAAGTGGCCGCCAAGGGCGTGCTCAACGTCATCAACAACACCGTGGACACCTCCACCGGCACCATCACCCTCCAGGGCGTGTTTCCCAACACCGACCGGGCCCTGTGGCCCGGCCAGTTCGTGGACGCCTCGGTGGTCCTGGCCCAGACCGCCGACACGTTGCTCGTGCCGTCCAGCGCCGTGGTCGCCACCCAGTCCGGGGCTTCGCTTTTCATTGCCAAGCCCGACAATACCGTGGAAATCCGCCCGGTGACGGCCGGTCGCAAGATCGTGGACCAGACCGTCATCGAAAAGGGGCTGGCCGTCGGGGAAAAGGTCATCACCTCGGGCCAGATCAAGCTGTTCCCGGGCGTGCCCATCAAGATCGTGGATGGCACGACCTACAAGGAAGGGCCGGTTTCCCCCCAGGCAGTGGCGGACAAGGTCAAGAAGTCTGATGCCGCTGCCGGGGCCGAGTAG
- a CDS encoding transporter substrate-binding domain-containing protein, which translates to MRRLLLAALGCAALVLAVAGQGACESKLEPVDPSFAGRTLTVGVVIAPPFVEKDPNGNYVGVAYDLWEDVAQDLGLRFTTREYGLEALLAAVRGGEVDVGVSALSLTPEREAQMDFSQPFYYSGLGIAVPAVAESAVERVVDAIFSSQVLFYVGSLLALLLLVGIGVWLLERRRNPEHFRPGGKGIGDGMWWSAVTMTSVGYGDATPKTFMGRALAMVWMFASVALLATFTAGITSSLTVDTLTGRVHGPDDLPKVRVGVLQDSAAEEELVAGHIGVRRYQTVDAGLTALVDGDLDAFVHDQPILHYYQHRDFTGDVRILPGFFDPQLYGFAFPRGSLLRKSVNVALLRRLVDTEYRAQLYGPYLGKQAIQ; encoded by the coding sequence ATGCGCCGTCTTCTTCTGGCCGCCCTGGGATGCGCGGCGTTGGTGCTGGCCGTGGCCGGGCAGGGGGCCTGCGAGTCCAAGCTCGAACCGGTGGATCCGTCCTTTGCCGGCCGCACCCTGACCGTTGGCGTGGTCATTGCCCCGCCGTTTGTGGAAAAAGACCCCAACGGCAACTACGTCGGCGTGGCCTACGATCTGTGGGAGGACGTGGCCCAGGATTTGGGCCTGCGCTTCACCACCCGGGAATACGGCCTGGAGGCATTGCTCGCCGCCGTGCGCGGGGGCGAGGTGGACGTGGGCGTTTCGGCCTTGTCCCTGACCCCCGAGCGCGAGGCGCAGATGGATTTCTCCCAGCCGTTTTACTATTCGGGCCTGGGCATTGCCGTGCCGGCCGTGGCGGAAAGCGCCGTCGAGCGCGTCGTGGACGCCATATTTTCTTCCCAGGTGCTCTTTTACGTCGGCTCCCTGCTGGCCCTGCTGCTGCTGGTCGGCATTGGGGTCTGGCTGCTGGAGCGGCGGCGCAATCCCGAGCATTTCCGGCCCGGCGGCAAGGGCATAGGCGACGGCATGTGGTGGTCGGCCGTGACCATGACCTCGGTGGGCTACGGCGACGCCACGCCCAAAACCTTCATGGGGCGCGCTCTGGCCATGGTCTGGATGTTCGCTTCGGTGGCGCTTTTGGCCACCTTCACCGCCGGAATCACCTCGTCGCTGACCGTGGACACCTTGACCGGCCGGGTGCATGGCCCGGACGATCTGCCCAAGGTGCGGGTAGGCGTGTTGCAGGACAGCGCCGCCGAGGAAGAGCTGGTGGCCGGCCATATCGGCGTGCGCCGGTATCAGACGGTGGACGCGGGCCTCACCGCCCTGGTGGACGGTGATCTCGACGCCTTTGTCCACGACCAGCCCATTTTACATTACTACCAGCACCGGGATTTTACCGGCGACGTGCGGATTTTGCCGGGCTTTTTCGATCCGCAGCTCTACGGTTTTGCCTTTCCGCGCGGTTCGCTGTTGCGCAAGTCCGTCAACGTGGCCTTGCTGCGCCGGCTGGTCGACACCGAATACCGAGCCCAACTCTACGGGCCGTATCTGGGCAAGCAGGCCATCCAATAA
- a CDS encoding mechanosensitive ion channel family protein produces the protein MGRRGWNNAGIQAAVGIIGLLLTTLLWQAAWASATDEEQLWRSIADGLSQNVVLKRQELDRLHRDLPGIKNALGTDLSQVSSRLDQLLLLRGVAGDTPWASRTLLMELAELDKAVNEARGPLEDIRDTLARTKQEYATLRQIRTQNASREYADLINEELAGPGREFKELKHTVDAVKEDVDAALAQADALAADIAAARNDETDRFIAVFGQTYLQSAGSLLHPANVMGLLDDVVEWADASPRFWGPILRFTPWGPFFLLGTVYAALAFLAVRFLALRRPETWPSRRAGLACLAVGLGFFLARHSLLYVGNQFTSLVWVVFLAYGLYRLSGGGKVLVVLYGCFLAGVSLDIFNLPASAACAVWPVVSGLGVWRLTRGLGWRCPVVWLLLVSGVAALVGFGPQAIMLVQAVFMLYLAVYVSGAVQRWLGAMAADRTRSIAHLAQPLAVTVLAALYIAWVLIFMGGPGLMEYVFAMTFSVGKATVSLDAVSGLVISFFLLRLVQAWFQESLTFINFRGKPMDPGLAHTVGAAFSYITWTLFILFSLHLFAVPLGALTWIASGLSVGIGFGLKDIVNNFISGLIIMFGGTVKKGDIIQQGKNLGEVVDLSVRNTIVRTLDNTTVIIPNSSFLRGEIVNLSYQGTTLRLTIPVTVAPGTKIKKVRKLLLGIAKEHKDVLKNPPPDVLLRTFGRLGLEFDLQVWIDNFIKKFDVQSELSTTIDQVFQDNKILVPFQGVKVKYKPKGTEAMQLEAQREELRQKRGKVFGKVRLLRRVHARRRWPAPTPTTGGEE, from the coding sequence ATGGGGCGTCGGGGCTGGAATAACGCTGGAATCCAAGCGGCGGTCGGGATCATCGGCCTGCTGCTGACGACTCTTCTTTGGCAGGCCGCCTGGGCCTCGGCGACGGACGAGGAACAGCTGTGGCGGTCCATTGCCGACGGGTTGTCGCAAAACGTTGTGCTCAAGCGCCAGGAACTCGACCGGTTGCACCGAGATTTGCCGGGTATCAAGAATGCTCTGGGAACGGACCTGTCCCAAGTCAGCAGCCGGCTGGACCAACTCCTGCTGCTGCGCGGCGTGGCCGGCGACACACCCTGGGCCTCGCGTACCCTGCTCATGGAGCTGGCCGAACTCGACAAGGCGGTCAACGAGGCTCGCGGCCCCCTGGAGGATATCCGCGACACCCTGGCCCGCACCAAACAGGAATACGCCACCCTGCGCCAGATCAGGACCCAGAACGCCAGCCGGGAATACGCCGATCTCATAAACGAAGAGCTGGCCGGTCCGGGCCGGGAATTCAAGGAACTCAAGCACACCGTGGACGCGGTCAAGGAGGACGTCGACGCCGCCCTGGCCCAGGCCGACGCCCTGGCCGCCGACATCGCCGCTGCACGCAACGATGAGACCGACCGGTTCATCGCCGTCTTCGGACAGACCTATCTCCAATCCGCCGGTTCCCTGCTGCATCCAGCCAATGTGATGGGTCTTTTGGACGATGTCGTCGAATGGGCCGACGCCTCGCCGCGGTTCTGGGGGCCGATCCTGCGCTTCACGCCCTGGGGACCCTTTTTCCTGCTGGGCACGGTCTATGCCGCCCTGGCCTTTTTGGCCGTGCGTTTTCTGGCCTTGCGCCGCCCGGAGACTTGGCCGTCGCGCCGGGCCGGTTTGGCCTGCCTGGCCGTGGGCCTGGGCTTTTTCCTGGCCCGCCATTCGCTGCTCTATGTCGGCAACCAGTTCACCTCCCTGGTCTGGGTCGTCTTTCTGGCCTACGGCCTCTACCGCCTGTCCGGCGGCGGCAAGGTGCTGGTGGTGCTCTACGGCTGTTTCTTGGCCGGGGTCAGTCTGGACATCTTCAATCTGCCGGCCTCGGCGGCCTGCGCCGTGTGGCCGGTGGTTTCGGGCCTGGGCGTCTGGCGGCTGACGCGGGGCCTGGGCTGGCGCTGCCCCGTGGTGTGGCTGCTTTTGGTCTCGGGCGTGGCGGCCCTGGTCGGCTTCGGTCCCCAGGCCATCATGTTGGTGCAGGCCGTGTTCATGCTCTATCTGGCCGTCTACGTCTCGGGGGCGGTCCAGCGTTGGCTCGGGGCCATGGCGGCCGACCGGACGCGCTCCATCGCCCACTTGGCCCAGCCCCTGGCCGTCACGGTGCTGGCGGCGCTCTATATCGCCTGGGTGCTGATCTTCATGGGCGGCCCGGGGCTTATGGAATACGTTTTCGCCATGACCTTTTCCGTGGGCAAGGCCACGGTTTCCCTGGACGCCGTCTCGGGTCTGGTCATCAGCTTTTTTCTGTTGCGTCTCGTCCAGGCTTGGTTCCAAGAGTCCCTTACCTTCATCAATTTCCGGGGCAAGCCCATGGACCCGGGGCTGGCCCATACCGTGGGCGCGGCCTTTTCCTACATCACCTGGACGCTTTTTATTCTCTTCTCCCTGCATCTGTTCGCCGTGCCCCTGGGCGCGCTGACCTGGATCGCCAGCGGCCTGTCCGTTGGCATCGGCTTTGGCCTCAAGGACATCGTTAACAACTTCATCAGCGGACTGATCATCATGTTCGGCGGCACGGTTAAAAAGGGCGACATCATCCAGCAAGGTAAAAACCTCGGGGAGGTGGTGGACCTTTCGGTGCGAAACACCATCGTGCGCACCCTGGACAACACCACGGTCATTATCCCCAATTCGAGTTTCCTGCGCGGCGAGATCGTCAATCTCTCCTACCAGGGGACCACCCTGCGTCTGACCATCCCGGTCACCGTGGCCCCGGGCACCAAGATCAAGAAGGTCCGCAAGCTCCTGCTCGGCATCGCCAAGGAGCACAAAGACGTGCTCAAAAATCCGCCACCCGATGTGCTGCTGCGCACGTTTGGCCGGCTCGGTCTGGAGTTCGACCTGCAAGTGTGGATCGACAATTTCATCAAGAAGTTCGACGTGCAGTCCGAACTGTCCACGACCATTGACCAGGTGTTCCAGGACAACAAGATTCTCGTGCCGTTCCAGGGAGTGAAGGTGAAGTACAAGCCCAAGGGCACCGAGGCCATGCAGCTCGAAGCCCAGCGCGAGGAGCTGCGGCAAAAGCGCGGCAAGGTGTTTGGCAAGGTGCGTTTGCTGCGGCGGGTCCATGCCCGGCGGCGCTGGCCGGCTCCGACGCCGACGACGGGAGGCGAGGAATAA